A region of Maridesulfovibrio sp. DNA encodes the following proteins:
- a CDS encoding CvpA family protein encodes MQTAGMALNALDIILIVIAGALIFRGLLRGIVREAISVFSLILGFYLAAKYHYKLAPYFETFFDGPGTVKAFSYLSIIVATMFLAFLVGVTIKKILTVTMLSWADQVLGGILGFVEAIIIGGIIIVVLNSFTPNSEFLTNSKLAPRVMSTASFFISFAPENVLDSLDIKSMFPDHSELTNPISDTM; translated from the coding sequence ATGCAAACAGCAGGTATGGCACTTAATGCACTGGATATAATTCTGATCGTAATCGCCGGAGCCCTTATATTCAGGGGATTGTTGCGGGGAATAGTCAGGGAGGCTATTTCTGTTTTTTCCTTAATTTTAGGTTTTTATCTGGCGGCAAAATACCACTATAAACTTGCCCCCTATTTCGAAACCTTTTTTGACGGCCCCGGAACAGTCAAGGCTTTCAGCTACCTTTCAATTATAGTAGCCACCATGTTTTTGGCTTTTCTTGTCGGCGTTACCATAAAAAAGATACTTACCGTTACCATGCTCAGCTGGGCGGATCAGGTACTCGGAGGCATACTGGGTTTTGTTGAAGCCATCATTATCGGCGGCATCATAATCGTAGTTTTGAACAGCTTCACTCCCAACTCTGAATTTTTGACTAACTCCAAGCTGGCCCCCAGAGTGATGTCCACCGCGAGCTTTTTCATCAGCTTTGCCCCGGAGAACGTACTCGATTCATTAGACATAAAGTCAATGTTTCCTGACCATTCCGAACTTACCAACCCTATAAGCGATACAATGTAA
- the mazG gene encoding nucleoside triphosphate pyrophosphohydrolase — translation MSTKSVEKLKDVISSLTAPDGCPWDKEQTPKTLCDSVIEEAFELVDAIRADDRQEVMEELGDVMFLLLFIAQRYEEEGAFTFADAVDSSAAKMIRRHPHVFADTKVEDQEELLRNWEKIKRSEKKGDKKIFDSLPKGLPPMLKAYRINSKAARSGFTYESDEQCLGQLNSEWKEWNSALESGDKEAINEEFGDYLFTLIELGRRNGIKANSALDITNNKFLKRFAQMEDLAKAQGKDFSEMSLIEQNELWEQVKK, via the coding sequence ATGAGCACAAAATCTGTTGAAAAACTTAAAGATGTAATTTCCTCCCTGACCGCACCGGACGGCTGCCCATGGGACAAAGAACAAACCCCAAAAACACTCTGCGACTCAGTAATTGAGGAAGCCTTTGAGCTGGTTGACGCCATTCGCGCCGATGACAGGCAGGAAGTAATGGAAGAACTGGGCGATGTCATGTTTCTCCTGCTTTTCATCGCTCAGCGTTATGAAGAAGAAGGAGCCTTTACTTTTGCCGATGCAGTAGACTCCAGCGCAGCAAAAATGATCCGCCGCCATCCTCATGTCTTTGCGGATACCAAGGTTGAGGATCAGGAAGAACTTTTGCGTAACTGGGAAAAAATCAAACGCAGCGAAAAGAAGGGAGACAAGAAAATTTTCGATTCCCTGCCCAAAGGCTTGCCGCCCATGCTCAAGGCCTACCGCATCAACTCCAAAGCTGCACGCAGCGGCTTCACTTATGAATCTGACGAACAATGCCTCGGTCAGCTCAACAGCGAATGGAAAGAATGGAACAGCGCACTTGAATCTGGCGACAAAGAAGCCATTAACGAAGAATTCGGCGACTACCTGTTCACTCTTATCGAACTGGGGCGCAGAAACGGCATCAAAGCCAATTCCGCTCTGGACATAACCAACAACAAGTTCCTTAAAAGATTTGCCCAAATGGAAGATCTTGCCAAAGCTCAAGGAAAAGACTTTTCCGAGATGAGCCTCATTGAACAGAATGAACTCTGGGAGCAGGTCAAAAAATAG
- a CDS encoding sulfatase-like hydrolase/transferase, whose translation MKNIIWIVIDTLRSDMLASCLSDTAVPNAIDKVIEQGVLFTDVMTTGASTRNTAPAYFSGLRPGLTGMTYPSVQSIRKFKDDVITVTEHFKHHGYQTFRWADSSLDSCQPKRGFDVFEAGYPNIRDTPNKTYDNKKRDDFIKKVRQSKKPFFVNFHLYCIHDFDGEKKSSWTTEDYLYIISRQAIEFKSLWDKISPGPEDIAVVTSDHGCILNENYVEYDKAKPGMFTNNRTRVFASFIADGLVPAKKNELIRSIDIAPTLLDMAVGGDMKAQGISLKSVLEGGPVPELIGIAERDNEDKASCITDYACVRKKDWVLYFNNGKPEALYSNAETDYAKDHMGEGLEIEKELFDFYKQTALDAPRTAKELYEQNGLSTEDIRGDIEASILLPVLNWSDKTRLAIESLLDQILHTELILLDADRSGKVKAAVEKHFGERLFLRRVDAGDMNLQQMLNKGLGLATGPFTVTAVPDCQYTENFCYSLRENFLTKPHTVLSYPNLKRLISDNREMEYIGSNECFDELLFSRLGSSFEHKANTAIFSLPHFNEIGACAMFETATLRNAEGFAESRTDVLGQTWHKLNRLGRIRHVNKGLVISEDKTILRPAMPGDTTLNNIKISVIAPLKDAAAIKMMPMFMDMLTKQKEKSIELLVLNSTGNHEFLTTLAENFPKLKTRIISCPEGDSELFNSGLFSAHGEYLFWTDISDKLLPHTLSSLLSQINGKTDVTAVKCGYILHGADKSAQAVQPLTQVREMIREICDLRGLLYRRRLHNDVGIFKQTAETELGWDMCVRLALVKSFESSEEPLIIAGSPYQFNMQPTMESYLRILRNTINCMGNKVDMVRLYEDDFSIHNAGKARYILEEEMKTTLKLINQSGIKSGALLRVPKTY comes from the coding sequence ATGAAAAACATCATCTGGATTGTAATTGATACACTCAGGTCGGATATGCTGGCCTCCTGCCTTTCCGATACAGCTGTTCCCAACGCAATTGACAAGGTAATTGAACAAGGAGTTCTCTTTACCGACGTCATGACCACCGGTGCATCAACCAGAAATACAGCACCGGCATACTTTTCTGGTCTTCGCCCCGGACTGACAGGGATGACATACCCTTCCGTACAATCCATACGCAAATTCAAAGATGATGTCATAACCGTTACCGAGCATTTTAAGCACCACGGCTACCAGACCTTCCGCTGGGCGGACAGTAGTCTTGACTCCTGCCAGCCTAAACGTGGTTTTGATGTATTTGAAGCTGGGTACCCCAACATAAGGGACACTCCCAACAAAACATACGACAATAAGAAACGTGATGATTTCATCAAAAAAGTACGCCAAAGTAAAAAACCGTTTTTCGTAAATTTTCATCTCTATTGCATACACGATTTCGATGGTGAAAAAAAATCCAGCTGGACCACAGAAGATTACCTTTACATAATTTCCAGACAAGCAATTGAATTCAAATCGCTGTGGGATAAGATTTCCCCCGGCCCAGAAGATATTGCCGTCGTGACATCGGATCACGGCTGCATCCTTAATGAAAACTACGTCGAATACGACAAGGCAAAACCCGGGATGTTTACCAACAACAGAACTCGCGTTTTTGCATCTTTCATTGCCGACGGACTTGTTCCGGCTAAGAAAAATGAACTGATCCGCTCAATAGACATTGCACCGACCCTGCTTGATATGGCCGTGGGGGGAGACATGAAAGCTCAGGGCATCAGCCTGAAATCAGTCCTTGAAGGCGGGCCGGTTCCTGAACTGATAGGAATAGCTGAACGTGACAATGAGGATAAAGCAAGCTGCATCACAGACTATGCATGTGTACGCAAAAAAGACTGGGTTCTATATTTCAATAATGGAAAACCTGAAGCGCTTTATTCCAATGCGGAAACAGATTACGCGAAAGACCACATGGGTGAAGGACTGGAAATAGAGAAAGAACTATTCGATTTTTATAAGCAAACAGCCCTCGATGCTCCCAGAACGGCAAAAGAGCTTTACGAACAAAACGGCCTGTCCACTGAAGACATCAGAGGAGATATTGAAGCAAGCATCCTGCTACCCGTATTAAACTGGTCAGACAAAACCAGACTGGCTATCGAATCTCTTCTCGACCAGATCCTTCATACCGAACTTATTCTGCTGGACGCTGACCGTAGCGGCAAAGTGAAAGCAGCTGTTGAGAAACATTTTGGAGAGCGCTTGTTCCTGCGGCGCGTAGATGCAGGGGATATGAATCTTCAACAAATGCTGAACAAAGGCCTCGGACTTGCCACCGGCCCTTTCACTGTTACAGCCGTACCGGACTGCCAGTATACGGAAAATTTCTGCTACAGCCTGCGTGAAAATTTTCTGACCAAGCCGCATACCGTCCTCAGTTACCCCAACCTCAAGCGTTTAATCAGTGATAACCGGGAGATGGAATACATAGGCAGCAACGAATGTTTTGATGAACTGCTCTTTTCTCGTCTGGGCAGCAGCTTCGAACACAAGGCAAATACTGCTATATTCTCCCTTCCGCATTTTAATGAAATCGGAGCCTGCGCCATGTTCGAAACGGCAACTCTCCGCAATGCAGAAGGATTTGCCGAAAGCAGGACCGATGTACTGGGACAAACATGGCATAAGCTGAATCGTCTCGGCAGAATCAGGCATGTCAACAAAGGACTGGTCATATCAGAAGACAAGACAATTCTCAGACCGGCAATGCCCGGTGATACAACGCTGAACAATATTAAAATCAGCGTTATTGCCCCGCTGAAAGATGCTGCTGCAATAAAAATGATGCCCATGTTTATGGACATGCTCACCAAACAGAAAGAAAAGTCAATTGAGTTACTGGTGCTCAATTCAACAGGAAATCATGAATTCCTGACAACACTTGCCGAAAACTTTCCTAAACTGAAAACCAGGATAATAAGTTGCCCGGAAGGTGACAGCGAACTATTTAACTCCGGCCTGTTTTCAGCTCATGGTGAATATCTTTTCTGGACAGATATTTCTGATAAACTTCTGCCCCATACCCTTTCTTCACTATTGAGTCAGATAAACGGCAAAACAGATGTTACCGCAGTAAAATGCGGCTATATCCTGCATGGCGCGGACAAATCAGCGCAAGCCGTGCAACCGCTTACTCAAGTCCGTGAAATGATACGCGAGATTTGTGACCTCAGAGGATTACTGTATAGACGCCGCCTGCACAATGATGTGGGGATATTCAAACAGACGGCGGAAACTGAACTGGGTTGGGATATGTGTGTACGACTGGCTCTTGTAAAATCCTTTGAGTCCAGTGAGGAACCGCTGATTATTGCAGGCAGCCCTTACCAGTTCAACATGCAGCCGACCATGGAATCATATCTCAGAATACTCCGCAACACCATCAATTGCATGGGTAATAAAGTTGACATGGTCCGCCTATATGAGGACGACTTCAGCATACATAACGCAGGCAAAGCCCGTTACATCCTTGAAGAAGAGATGAAGACAACCCTTAAGCTCATAAATCAAAGCGGAATAAAATCCGGTGCGCTGTTAAGAGTTCCCAAAACGTATTAA
- a CDS encoding glycosyltransferase family 4 protein yields the protein MATQIIYLTPAGATLPSVRFRVLPFVELGNGKGLDVSWQRVPKSIFNRLVFFARLPKAEIYIIQAKLFSAQEINVLKHKCDMLVFDYDDAIWTMPPFDLANLKKRRKAAKCASRFANQCAKADLCIAGNRFLAEKGHHYQDNIAIIPTGLDTKKYVAGRNNRPNSVPVVGWMGTSSYLDWVQEPISKLQRHVGSIQFSIISNAQYTGEGKEHVKWAAWSSEKEVSQLQAMDIGLMPLENNEYTRGKCGFKILQYMACGVVPVAADVGFNAEIIEHGIDGFLVRTPEEWEIYIMRLAEDNSLRQAMAEAARKKVVAEFDIRVMADTLWRALGV from the coding sequence ATGGCTACCCAAATAATTTACCTTACCCCGGCCGGAGCTACACTCCCCAGCGTTAGATTTCGTGTCCTGCCCTTTGTAGAGCTTGGTAACGGAAAGGGACTTGATGTTTCATGGCAACGTGTTCCTAAATCCATATTCAACCGTCTGGTTTTCTTCGCCCGTCTGCCCAAGGCAGAAATATATATCATTCAGGCCAAACTCTTTTCCGCACAAGAAATAAATGTGCTCAAGCACAAGTGCGATATGCTCGTGTTTGACTATGACGATGCGATCTGGACAATGCCTCCGTTCGACCTCGCCAACCTCAAGAAAAGACGCAAGGCCGCCAAATGTGCCAGCCGATTCGCCAACCAGTGTGCAAAGGCGGACCTGTGTATTGCAGGCAACCGCTTTTTGGCGGAAAAAGGGCACCACTACCAAGACAATATTGCTATCATTCCCACCGGACTCGATACAAAAAAATATGTTGCAGGCCGCAACAACCGTCCAAATTCCGTACCGGTAGTCGGCTGGATGGGAACTTCAAGCTATCTCGATTGGGTACAGGAACCGATTTCCAAACTTCAGCGTCATGTCGGCTCAATCCAATTTTCAATTATTTCCAACGCCCAATACACCGGAGAAGGAAAAGAACACGTTAAGTGGGCTGCATGGTCTTCAGAAAAAGAAGTCTCCCAGCTTCAAGCCATGGACATAGGTTTGATGCCGTTGGAAAACAACGAATATACCCGTGGAAAGTGTGGCTTCAAGATATTGCAATACATGGCGTGCGGCGTAGTTCCCGTGGCTGCAGATGTGGGTTTTAATGCCGAAATCATCGAACACGGAATAGACGGGTTTCTGGTCCGTACCCCGGAAGAATGGGAAATATACATCATGCGGCTGGCCGAAGATAATTCATTACGCCAAGCCATGGCCGAAGCTGCCCGCAAAAAAGTTGTAGCAGAGTTCGACATCAGGGTCATGGCCGATACCTTATGGCGTGCGCTCGGGGTTTAA